One window of Camelina sativa cultivar DH55 chromosome 4, Cs, whole genome shotgun sequence genomic DNA carries:
- the LOC104780258 gene encoding putative cysteine-rich receptor-like protein kinase 35, translated as MSKKIVEDSSSTLWVFINLMIIGVVCAQTCLETGYFRLESLYGINHRLILTSLPTTVSSQDGFYASSVGQDPEKSYALGMCIPGADSNLCSVCVKAASDGLLQSCRNHREAFWWRGDNQTLCFVRYSNRSFVGSLDLEPSLVVNNSREFKGLNLTELVDHMIATATSDSYAADSKALGDSQVVYALMQCTSDISSDDCKTCLLRSLSEYQSCCLGKQGGVVSRPNCYFRWDLYPFSGANFGRNTLLPPSLSPPVSQTEKDKTTITAGKVAVIVTVSFFFVVLVLLLVWCCFWRRGMVQRGTEHGNVTASSSLRFDFKTIEAATNKFSESNKIGRGGFGEVYKGMFPDGTELAVKRLSKTSGQGDEEFKNEAVLVGKLQHRNLVRLLGFCVEGEEKLLIYEFVPNKSLDYFLFDQTKQHQLDWAKRFKIIGGICRGILYLHQDSRLTIIHRDLKASNVLLDSDMNPKIADFGMARIFRIDQTQANTRRIVGTYGYMPPEYAMRGHFSVKSDVYSFGVLVLEIISGKRNSSFSRSEGGIDNLVTYAWTLWRNGSAVELVDESLEANYPRHQAIRCIHIGLLCVQEDPAHRPNLSTIILMLDSNTMCLPVPRQPGFFLRSNPTNRNQESIGEGSSNSCSVDNATITDIYPR; from the exons ATGAGCAAGAAGATAGTTGAAGATTCATCGTCAACCTTATGGGTTTTCATCAACCTAATGATCATTGGTGTTGTCTGTGCTCAAACATGCTTGGAAACTGGTTACTTCAGACTAGAGAGCCTTTACGGTATTAACCATCGACTCATCCTTACCTCTCTTCCCACTACAGTCTCATCTCAAGACGGCTTCTACGCGTCCTCTGTTGGTCAAGATCCGGAGAAATCTTATGCTTTAGGGATGTGCATCCCTGGCGCTGACTCCAACCTCTGTTCTGTTTGCGTCAAGGCTGCGTCAGATGGGCTGTTACAGAGCTGTCGTAATCACAGGGAAGCTTTCTGGTGGCGTGGTGATAACCAGACGCTCTGTTTCGTCCGCTACTCCAACCGTTCCTTTGTTGGATCTTTGGATTTGGAGCCGTCGTTAGTTGTGAACAACTCGAGAGAATTCAAGGGTCTGAATTTGACTGAACTCGTTGACCATATGATAGCAACAGCAACTTCTGATTCGTATGCGGCTGATTCAAAAGCTTTGGGGGATTCTCAAGTTGTGTATGCATTGATGCAGTGTACTTCGGACATATCTTCAGATGATTGTAAGACTTGCCTTCTCCGAAGCTTAAGCGAGTACCAGTCATGTTGCCTTGGGAAGCAAGGAGGTGTTGTTTCACGGCCTAACTGTTACTTCCGGTGGGATCTTTATCCATTCTCTGGAGCTAATTTTGGTAGAAACACTCTGCTGCCTCCGTCTTTATCTCCGCCAGTTAGTCAGACAGAGAAAG ATAAAACAACGATTACGGCTGGGAAAGTTGCGGTTATTGTCACTGTATCGTTTTTCTTTGTTGTCCTGGTTCTGCtacttgtttggtgttgtttttgGAGGAGGGGAATGGTACAAAGAGGAACCGAACATGGAA ATGTCACAGCTTCAAGCTCACTTCGATTTGACTTTAAGACGATTGAAGCTGCTACAAATAAGTTTTCCGAGAGTAACAAGATTGGTCGAGGTGGATTTGGTGAAGTTTACAAG GGTATGTTTCCAGACGGAACAGAACTGGCTGTAAAGAGGTTGTCTAAAACATCAGGACAAGGGGATGAAGAGTTTAAGAACGAGGCTGTTCTTGTAGGCAAGCTTCAGCACCGGAACCTTGTTAGGCTCCTAGGATTTTGCgtggaaggagaagagaaattaCTCATTTACGAGTTTGTGCCCAACAAAAGTCTTGATTATTTCTTGTTTG atcaaaCAAAGCAACATCAGTTGGATTGGgctaaaagattcaaaattatTGGAGGGATTTGTCGAGggattctttatcttcatcaagattcacggCTCACGATTATACATCGAGACCTCAAAGCCAGTAATGTTCTCTTAGATTCTGATATGAACCCGAAAATTGCAGATTTTGGCATGGCAAGGATCTTCCGAATAGATCAAACTCAAGCCAACACGAGACGGATCGTTGGGACCTA TGGTTACATGCCTCCAGAGTATGCAATGCGAGGACATTTCTCTGTGAAATCCGACGTGTATAGCTTTGGAGTCTTAGTCCTTGAAATTATAAGTGGAAAGAGGAATAGCAGCTTTAGTAGGAGTGAAGGTGGCATTGACAATTTGGTCACATAT GCTTGGACACTTTGGAGAAATGGTTCGGCAGTAGAACTAGTGGATGAGTCATTGGAAGCTAATTATCCGAGGCATCAAGCCATTAGATGCATACATATTGGTCTGTTATGTGTTCAAGAAGACCCTGCACACCGTCCCAATTTGTCAACAATCATCCTTATGCTTGATAGTAACACAATGTGTTTACCGGTGCCTCGACAGCCAGGATTTTTCTTACGCAGCAATCCTACTAATCGAAATCAAGAATCTATCGGTGAAGGATCAAGCAACTCTTGTTCTGTGGACAATGCAACCATTACTGATATATATCCTCGTTGA
- the LOC109132667 gene encoding LOW QUALITY PROTEIN: 40S ribosomal protein S29-like (The sequence of the model RefSeq protein was modified relative to this genomic sequence to represent the inferred CDS: deleted 2 bases in 1 codon), which yields MGHSNVWNSHPKKYGPGSRTCRVCGNSHGLIRKYGLNCCRQCFRSNAKEIGFIKYR from the exons ATGGGTCACTCCAATGTTTGGAACTCTCATCCGAAGAAGTACGGCCCTGGATCCCGCACCTG CCGT GTGTGCGGGAACTCGCACGGGCTGATCAGGAAGTATGGTTTGAACTGCTGCAGACAGTGCTTCCGCAGCAATGCTAAGGAGATTGGATTCATCAAG TACCGTTAA
- the LOC104780260 gene encoding probable cysteine protease RDL3 yields the protein MTISFTNLALLTLLVLIISLSFGGITATKSQRNEAEMFEQWLVGNGKNYNGLGEKERRFMIFKDNLELIEKHNSVPNRTYELGLNQFADLTDDEFQDIYLGGKTKRTSLSLRWEWDTTNRYRYEEGDSLPDEVDWRERGAVVERVKNQYQFSNCGGCWAFSAAGAVESINQITTGELISLSEQQLIDCATDANDRCDGGDAAYAFMFIKERGGIVTDEDYPYTGINNATCKAIEMITTRKVTIDSYEGVPIHDEMSLKKAVANQPIAVGIDARNMHRYTHGVFAGPCDTTLINHNVLVVGYGTNSTTGQDYWLIRNSFGSTWGENGYFKLLRSNIQNSMGICGITLTPVYPLKSNSSFNLLSPSVFRLVFLFVFQLIGLALLV from the exons ATGACTATAAGTTTTACAAACCTAGCTCTTTTGACCCTCTTGGTGTTAATAATTTCATTGTCTTTCGGCGGCATAACAGCAACAAAATCACAGCGGAATGAAGCAGAGATGTTCGAGCAATGGCTTGTGGGGAATGGGAAGAACTATAACGGTCTTGGAGAGAAGGAGAGACGGTTCATGATCTTCAAAGACAACTTGGAGCTCATCGAAAAACACAATTCGGTTCCGAACCGGACTTACGAACTTGGGTTAAACCAGTTTGCAGATCTGACAGATGATGAGTTTCAAGATATTTACTTGGGGGGCAAGACAAAAAGGACAAGCCTATCGTTGCGCTGGGAATGGGATACAACTAATAGATATCGGTACGAGGAAGGAGATAGTTTGCCTGATGAAGTCGATTGGAGGGAGAGAGGAGCAGTTGTTGAACGAGTCAAAAATCAATATCAATTTAGCAACTGTg GAGGTTGTTGGGCGTTTTCTGCGGCAGGAGCAGTGGAAAGTATAAACCAGATCACAACCGGTGAGTTGATATCTTTGTCGGAACAACAACTCATCGACTGCGCCACAGACGCCAATGACCGATGTGATGGAGGTGACGCAGCATACGCTTTTATGTTCATTAAGGAAAGAGGTGGTATAGTAACAGATGAAGATTACCCTTATACTGGCATAAACAATGCCACATGCAAGGCCATTGAG ATGATTACCACTCGTAAAGTTACCATTGATAGTTATGAGGGTGTTCCTATACATGATGAGATGTCTTTGAAGAAAGCAGTTGCTAATCAACCTATAGCTGTTGGAATTGACGCTAGAAACATGCATCGCTACACACAT GGTGTGTTTGCAGGACCTTGTGATACCACGTTGATAAACCACAATGTACTAGTCGTGGGGTATGGAACAAACTCAACAACTGGTCAAGACTACTGGCTTATACGTAACTCATTCGGATCAACTTGGGGAGAAAACGGATACTTTAAGCTCCTACGTAGTAACATCCAAAATTCAATGGGGATATGTGGAATCACACTAACGCCTGTATACCCACTCAAGTCGAACTCGTCATTTAATTTGTTGTCTCCCAGTGTGTTTagattggtttttttatttgtttttcagttAATTGGTTTGGCCTTATTGGTTTGA
- the LOC104780261 gene encoding uncharacterized protein LOC104780261, whose amino-acid sequence MPRLHPKLHQQQEPRNPSSDGLSELQTINILHDSVRELTTKDEEISGEIKQLHGKVRSSSPKKARQGREFKHLVIFQQMKPTLSPSQVKGFDFFSSKETEMDQKTREKSEDKQVKKKAKLEWRQRDCAKPIGEVIKRTGGREKITCHYETFEFHGKRYGLEDTVLLAPEISNQNNYVAIIKDIYVKEKDGLVKLEVQWFYRREDIKIKQVGKWESEESGEIFFSFHRDEVFAESVKHKCLVYFVPDDKQISNYSEHPDFIVKKVYDSINNKLRKFSDKGFNVRQKAEINILVANTISRIGHLLDNNKSQTTEISRRKRSVRKRCVSSKTEIESSGNNAEVNPVSEKLESLPSSDFDRDKKMTELLEALLQHICCASNEKQAGDVEFMSPDNVIVVVFALEEALYDSFGEDTPMYKYKLELLVEKLKNSPVLARRLLRGGLKPEQVIKMKGYELSLADFEPNLE is encoded by the exons ATGCCCAGACTTCATCCCAagcttcaccaacaacaagagcCAAGAAATCCTTCCTCTGATGGTTTGTCTGAGCTTCAAACTATCAACATTCTACATGATTCAGTGAGGGAGTTAACAACTAAAGATGAGGAGATAAGTGGGGAAATCAAGCAGCTCCATGGTAAAGTCAGAAGTTCCTCTCCAAAGAAAGCAAGACAAG GAAGGGAGTTTAAGCACTTGGTGATATTCCAACAAATGAAACCCACCCTCAGCCCATCCCAA GTTAAGGGGTTCGATTTTTTTAGCTCGAAAGAAACGGAGATGGATCAGAAAACGAGGGAGAAGAGTGAGGATAagcaagtgaagaagaaagctaaGTTAGAATGGAGACAAAGGGATTGTGCAAAGCCAATTGGGGAAGTGATTAAACGTACTGGTGGCAGAGAAAAGATCACATGTCATTATGAGACATTCGAGTTTCATGGCAAACGATATGGACtg GAAGATACAGTGCTTTTGGCTCCGGAAATCTCTAACCAAAACAACTATGTTGCGATCATCAAG GATatttatgtaaaagaaaaagatggacTTGTGAAGTTGGAGGTGCAATGGTTTTACCGTCGAgaagatattaaaataaaacaagttgGAAAGTGGGAATCTGAAGAGTCAGGGGAGATTTTCTTCAGTTTCCATCGTGATGAAGTGTTTGCTGAATCTGTGAAGCACAAGTGTCTTGTGTATTTTGTGCCAGATGATAAGCAAATTTCAAATTATAGTGAGCATCCCGACTTCATCGTGAAAAAGGTTTATGATAGTATCAACAATAAGTTGAGGAAGTTTTCTGATAAAGGCTTTAATGTGCGTCAAAAGGCTGAGATTAATATTCTCGTGGCAAATACGATTTCGAGGATTGGTCATCTCCTTGACAATAATAAATCCCAAACGACTGAGATTTCGAGGCGTAAAAGATCAGTTAGGAAAAGATGTGTCTCATCCAAAACTGAGATAGAGAGTTCTGGAAACAATGCTGAGGTTAATCCGGTCTCTGAGAAGTTAGAATCATTACCATCCAGTGATTTTGATCGTGACAAGAAAATGACTGAGCTTTTGGAAGCACTACTTCAGCACATATGTTGTGCAAGTAACGAGAAGCAAGCTGGCGATGTTGAGTTTATGTCACCAGATAACGTTATTGTGGTGGTATTTGCTCTTGAGGAAGCTTTATATGATTCTTTTGGAGAAGATACACCAATGTATAAGTATAAGTTGGAGCTTCTGGTTGAGAAACTCAAG aaCTCACCAGTATTAGCTAGAAGACTTCTCAGGGGCGGATTAAAACCTGAACAGGTTATAAAGATGAAAGGCTATGAGCTCTCACTG GCTGATTTTGAACCAAATTTGGAGTAA